A stretch of Clostridium formicaceticum DNA encodes these proteins:
- a CDS encoding GspE/PulE family protein has product MITKNMRLGDILLRSGLITEEELKTALDLQKKRGKKLGELLIEEGFVTENQIIEVLEFQLGVPHMNLNKYYINPQAPKKISENLARKHLLIPINIIGEKLIVAMADPLNILAVDDVKLTTGLDVDVVIATTNDILNAINKYFDNREVAEQAIEEFTTQQRPQETDEKDSQLQADINNAPVVKLVNTIITQAVKSKASDIHIEPFEKNVRIRYRIDGDLKEIMTPAKATHSAIVTRIKIISKLDISEKRVPQDGRVEIMIENRPIDMRVSVLPTVYGEKVVIRLLDRSSIVIKKEQLGFTQQNLKLFNSIIKSPEGIILLTGPTGSGKTTTLYTMLQELNEVNKNIITVEDPVEYRLDGINQVQVNIKAGMTFAAGLRSILRQDPDIIMVGEIRDVETAQIAVRAAITGHLVLSTLHTNDTASSIARLMDMGIDTYLVASSVVGIIAQRLVKKVCVHCKITYQPTEEEKLILQEQGEFLLHKGKGCNACNNTGYLGRTAIHEIMPINREIRMLINRHAESDLIKDKALEAGMLTLFESCRLLVLKGVTTVDELLRVTYSVDI; this is encoded by the coding sequence ATGATTACTAAAAACATGCGATTGGGTGATATCCTTCTTCGTTCTGGATTAATTACCGAAGAAGAATTGAAAACTGCTCTTGACCTTCAAAAGAAAAGAGGCAAAAAATTAGGAGAACTATTGATTGAAGAGGGCTTTGTGACGGAAAATCAGATCATTGAAGTCCTTGAATTTCAGCTAGGTGTACCTCATATGAATTTAAATAAATATTATATTAATCCACAGGCACCTAAAAAAATCAGTGAAAATTTAGCACGTAAACACTTGCTGATTCCTATAAATATCATCGGTGAAAAACTGATTGTTGCTATGGCAGATCCACTAAACATATTGGCGGTAGATGATGTAAAGCTGACAACTGGGTTAGATGTAGATGTTGTCATTGCCACCACCAATGATATATTAAACGCCATCAACAAATATTTTGACAACAGAGAAGTAGCAGAGCAAGCTATAGAGGAATTTACTACACAGCAAAGACCGCAAGAAACAGATGAAAAGGATAGTCAGCTTCAAGCTGATATCAACAATGCGCCTGTTGTAAAGCTAGTCAATACCATCATTACCCAGGCTGTAAAATCTAAGGCCAGTGACATCCATATTGAGCCCTTTGAAAAAAATGTCCGTATTCGCTATCGGATTGATGGGGATTTAAAAGAAATTATGACACCGGCGAAGGCAACCCATTCAGCTATTGTTACACGAATAAAAATCATCAGCAAACTAGATATCTCTGAAAAAAGGGTACCTCAGGATGGAAGAGTTGAAATTATGATAGAAAATCGCCCCATTGATATGCGGGTCTCTGTGCTGCCCACCGTCTATGGAGAAAAAGTTGTTATACGTTTATTAGATAGGAGCAGCATTGTTATAAAAAAAGAGCAACTTGGATTTACACAACAAAACTTAAAGCTTTTTAATAGCATTATAAAAAGTCCCGAAGGAATTATTTTGCTCACTGGACCAACAGGCAGCGGTAAAACCACCACATTGTACACCATGCTACAGGAACTTAATGAAGTTAATAAAAATATCATTACGGTAGAGGACCCTGTAGAATACAGACTGGATGGTATTAATCAAGTGCAGGTGAACATCAAGGCAGGCATGACCTTTGCAGCGGGGCTAAGATCGATACTTCGTCAAGACCCTGACATTATTATGGTAGGGGAAATCAGAGATGTAGAAACCGCACAAATAGCAGTAAGAGCAGCTATAACGGGGCATTTGGTTTTAAGTACCCTTCATACCAATGATACCGCCAGCTCTATTGCAAGACTGATGGATATGGGCATCGATACTTATCTAGTGGCTTCTTCTGTGGTGGGAATTATTGCCCAAAGGCTTGTAAAAAAAGTCTGTGTACATTGTAAAATCACTTATCAGCCTACAGAAGAAGAAAAGCTCATTCTGCAGGAACAAGGGGAATTCCTATTGCATAAGGGAAAGGGATGTAATGCCTGCAACAATACCGGTTATTTAGGAAGAACCGCTATTCATGAAATTATGCCAATAAATAGGGAAATAAGGATGTTGATTAATAGACATGCTGAAAGTGATTTGATCAAAGACAAAGCCCTTGAAGCTGGGATGTTAACCCTTTTTGAATCCTGTAGATTGCTGGTACTAAAGGGGGTTACTACTGTAGATGAGCTACTAAGAGTAACCTATAGCGTAGACATTTAG
- a CDS encoding type IV pilus twitching motility protein PilT — MNIIELLTKAVEAKASDIHITVASPPMIRVNGKLMKIGETRLSPEDTKNIVQQMMTPDQMLLFKEKGELDFSYSNAGLGRFRVNAYKQRGSYSMAIRIVTFKVPTIEELKLPPIITELSKKQRGLILVTGPTGSGKSTTLAAMINYMNENRNDHILTLEDPIEYLHKHNKSVVNQREIGNDSYSFANALRSALRQDPDVILVGEMRDLETISTAITAAETGHLVLSTLHTIGAAKTIDRIIDVFPPHQQQQIKVQLSSVLEGVISQQLLPKADESGRVAAFEVMVTNPAIRNLIREGKTHQMQTVIQTGAKLGMKTMDASLMDLYRNGIINKTALQKYAVDIDMISRQVGM, encoded by the coding sequence TTGAATATTATTGAATTATTAACAAAAGCAGTGGAGGCAAAGGCGTCGGATATACATATCACAGTGGCTTCTCCCCCTATGATCAGAGTAAATGGCAAGCTAATGAAGATCGGAGAAACAAGGCTTTCTCCTGAGGATACAAAAAACATTGTTCAACAAATGATGACTCCTGATCAAATGCTATTGTTTAAAGAAAAGGGAGAACTAGATTTTTCTTACTCTAATGCCGGCTTAGGTAGATTTAGGGTAAATGCCTATAAGCAAAGAGGAAGCTATAGCATGGCCATTAGAATTGTAACCTTTAAAGTCCCAACGATTGAAGAATTAAAGCTGCCTCCGATAATTACCGAACTATCTAAAAAACAAAGGGGATTAATTTTGGTGACAGGCCCCACCGGTAGTGGAAAATCCACTACATTGGCGGCGATGATCAACTATATGAATGAAAATAGAAATGATCATATCTTAACCCTTGAAGATCCCATTGAGTATTTACACAAGCATAACAAAAGTGTTGTTAACCAAAGAGAAATAGGTAATGACTCCTATAGTTTTGCCAATGCCCTGCGGTCTGCCTTGAGACAAGATCCTGATGTCATCCTTGTGGGGGAGATGCGGGACTTAGAAACAATCAGTACTGCCATTACAGCTGCTGAAACCGGGCATCTTGTATTATCTACTTTACATACAATCGGTGCTGCTAAAACCATAGACAGGATTATTGATGTATTTCCACCCCATCAGCAGCAACAGATAAAAGTACAGCTTTCTTCTGTACTAGAGGGAGTGATTTCTCAGCAGCTTTTACCCAAAGCTGATGAATCCGGCAGGGTTGCTGCCTTCGAAGTGATGGTTACCAATCCAGCCATAAGGAACCTTATCCGAGAAGGAAAAACCCATCAAATGCAAACAGTGATTCAGACGGGGGCAAAGCTGGGGATGAAGACAATGGATGCTTCACTAATGGATTTATACCGTAACGGCATAATTAACAAAACAGCCCTACAAAAATATGCAGTAGATATAGATATGATTAGCCGTCAAGTGGGTATGTAA